The following proteins are encoded in a genomic region of Magallana gigas chromosome 1, xbMagGiga1.1, whole genome shotgun sequence:
- the LOC136275524 gene encoding serine/threonine-protein phosphatase 6 regulatory ankyrin repeat subunit B-like: MSSDIEEMVLMCNKCLEKRNANPKEPLVPHEVPERPWQVVATDLFSWDGQDCVTVADYYSRYFEVYPLRNTLAEEIKEMEKTAVPWNVKGSGKSATAHHIALKLQNEEGYDILPIKEVSKIEDYCDPESPQVFVIDDMVGVFGLNNGQFEMFESQFPEMVFKYMSSDYIAYYIKVGTNDGEINENKGKEMLENNEHLSITLDESKLPILAERLFIDLKDGEFIGILKYLKDPSVMQAFQKLIKEKQYDELFTAFLSNQEGAKHYLYNIYVMSSALTWSSENHMNVKYLLTGGIVNMDLHIKCMRVIRWIVFCGQHGILQHIIDQMMIQKGNINDLFLTFCGKEQQSGQGANNTDTETERTEDDDTTVETTTTKNKIQKKSTLCFKNADTAKEIANNDLTRTGYRDSESESKSNIDTYSEEIIVEQWRLLCLGCHSGDVNTVKILLKYVNKAALSMRIIYDLDFKINNPLTVACKSGYFDIAKELIRAGANVNSDDTYEQSHLFYCHWDIAKELIKAGADVNKRTTYPCITPLIDACEMNNLSAVRLLIKAGANLNLKAHNETPLQVSYDANNLRIADELIKAGANANSENGVQSSTCNDESENIEKRNNADIDINPNQKTTSTKYKTPLIIACQKRYYDKVRLLIEAGADIHKGDGHRTPLDVACQKRNLKIIKMLIKAGADVNPINAKMSPLMVACNNGELNCVQDWIKKGALLNLKTDNGTPLLFACKQMNNSVFEELIKEGADVNLEARGEIPLTSVLGSKLFCIAFRNEKDMIYRVEALIQAGADVNLKVGDKTPLIIACREGYTDKVEVLIKAGADVNLEAGDQTPLTAVLNSYEHETYFEEYPENKLDIVKVLLQAGADFNQKAGDKTPLLVACQKGYTDVVDEFIKTQADYDLAAQNETLLTDVCKITDINVKESFDKMENILGLQYKSQLLTACLRKQLTIADLLKSDADSICTDDDNRSRTSKCLIDKNLIKSAVNANPKNVMSFLMKTACQIGHFNLVNELIDVGVDINLVDGNETPLIIAYQRGHVTLTKELIKAGVDVNMGAGCNYPLTVACEKMDIDAVKELIEAGAVVNLKGSQKTPLTTACNASRRVYPKFDEKLQISIMEALIKAGSDVNMIAGDETPLTIACRYVNIDAVRLLLESGADVNLAAGGITPLTAACKSWFWNGVKELIKAEANVNQADAHKTPLTTAIFNRNETIMELVIKAGADVNMKDKDHTPLTLACHKGNLNIIAALINVGADVNLKVWHKRPLTVACTEGHFDVVKYLIQRGACVNLDDGTKTPLEIAYERKFMRIVEYLVNAGASVNLLKDVFAPIRVACQMDRINDVRKMIKAGTELNPTNVDKTPLTAACQKGHLSLVKELINAGASVDLMDRFSTPLTTACLWGHLSVVKELINAGASVDKIDKYNTPLTTACLWGNLDIVKELIRAGSNVNLRDVSNTPLTTACYWGELDIVKELIESDVDVNLQDEENTPLTIACLNNRIDIVNELIEAKANVNVEAGGYTPLTAACEKGDHCIVEMLIKAGADVNLGVEIETTDTDEDTDRRIYKRRYRTIFNRRI, encoded by the exons aggaaATTAAAGAAATGGAAAAAACAGCAGTTCCGTGGAATGTGAAAG GCTCAGGAAAATCAGCCACGGCCCACCACATTGCACTGAAGCTGCAAAATGAGGAAGGGTATGACATTTTACCAATTAAAGAAGTAAGCAAAATAGAAGATTACTGTGATCCAGAAAGTCCACAAGTGTTTGTCATTGATGACATGGTTGGCGTGTTCGGTCTAAATAACGGACagtttgaaatgtttgaaag TCAATTTCCGGAAATGGTCTTCAAATACATGAGTAGTGATTACATTGCTTACTATATAAAGGTAGGCACCAACGAcggtgaaataaatgaaaataaaggcAAAGAAATGTTAGAGAACAACGAACATTTGTCTATAACATTGGACGAATCAAAACTTCCGATATTAGCCGAACGTTTGTTTATTGACCTTAAAGATGGGGAATTCATTGGGATTTTGAAATATCTGAAAGATCCATCTGTGATGCAGGCTTTCCAAAAATTGATAAAGGAAAAACAGTATGACGAACTATTTACTGCATTTCTTTCTAATCAAGAAGGTGcaaaacattatttatataacatatacgTTATGTCGTCTGCACTGACATGGTCATCCGAGAATCATATGAATGTGAAATATTTGCTCACCGGCGGAATTGTCAACATGGATTTGCATATCAAATGCATGAGAGTTATTCGATGGATTGTTTTTTGCGGTCAACACGGTATTCTCCAGCACATTATAGACCAAATGATGATACAGAAAGGAAACATTAATGATCTTTTTCTAACATTCTGCGGTAAAGAACAACAGAGTGGTCAAGGGGCGAATAACACTGACACAGAAACAGAGAGGACTGAAGATGATGACACGACAGTTGAAACAACTACAACTAAAAACAAGATTCAGAAAAAGAGTacactttgttttaaaaatgccgACACAGCTAAAGAAATCGCGAACAATGATCTCACGAGAACAGGTTACAGAGATAGTGAATCAGAAAGCAAATCAAATATTGACACATACAGCGAAGAAATAATCGTTGAACAATGGCGCCTTCTTTGTCTCGGGTGTCATAGTGGTGATGTAAACACCGTTAAAATTTTGCTGAAATACGTTAACAAAGCCGCTTTAAGCATGCGTATAATATATGATTTagatttcaaaatcaataatcCATTGACCGTTGCTTGCAAAAGTGGATACTTTGATATTGCAAAGGAATTAATAAGAGCCGGGGCGAATGTTAACTCTGATGATACATATGAACAATCACATTTATTCTATTGTCATTGGGATATTGCTAAAGAACTAATTAAAGCAGGTGCTGATGTCAATAAAAGAACTACTTATCCATGTATCACGCCTTTGATAGATGCGTGTGAAATGAATAATTTGAGTGCTGTTAGATTGCTGATTAAAGCGGGGGCTAATTTAAATCTTAAAGCCCATAACGAAACACCATTACAAGTTTCATATGATGCTAACAATTTGAGAATTGCTGATGAATTAATTAAAGCTGGCGCTAATGCAAATTCTGAGAACGGGGTCCAATCATCTACATGTAATGATGAATCAGAAAATATCGAAAAGCGGAACAACGCGGATATTGATATCAATCCAAATCAGAAAACAACAtctacaaaatacaaaacacCACTGATAATAGCATGCCAAAAAAGATACTATGATAAAGTTAGACTTCTGATTGAAGCAGGAGCTGATATACATAAAGGCGATGGACATAGAACACCGCTTGATGTTGCCTGTCAGAAAAGAAACTTGAAGATAATCAAAATGCTTATTAAAGCGGGGGCAGATGTCAACCCAATAAATGCGAAAATGTCTCCACTTATGGTCGCGTGCAATAACGGGGAATTAAATTGTGTTCAAGATTGGATTAAAAAAGGGGCGTTgcttaatttaaaaacagataaCGGAACACCACTTTTATTtgcatgtaaacaaatgaataaCAGTGTTTTTGAAGAGTTGATAAAAGAGGGGGCTGATGTCAATCTTGAAGCGAGAGGGGAAATTCCACTTACATCTGTTTTAGGCTCTAAACTATTTTGTATCGCATTTCGCAATGAAAAAGATATGATATATAGAGTTGAAGCGTTGATACAAGCGGGAGCTGATGTCAATCTGAAAGTTGGAGATAAAACGCCATTAATAATTGCATGTCGGGAAGGATACACCGATAAAGTAGAAGTGTTGATAAAAGCGGGGGCTGATGTCAATCTGGAAGCTGGAGATCAAACACCACTTACAGCTGTTCTTAATTCTTACGAACATGAGACTTACTTTGAGGAATATCCTGAGAACAAACTTGATATAGTTAAAGTTTTATTACAAGCGGGAGCTGATTTCAACCAGAAGGCTGGAGACAAAACGCCATTACTAGTTGCCTGTCAGAAAGGGTATACTGATGTTGTTGACGAGTTCATTAAAACACAAGCTGACTATGATCTGGCAGCTCAAAATGAAACACTACTGACGGATGTGTGTAAAATAACAGATATAAATGTAAAAGAGTCATTTgataaaatggaaaatattttaggaTTGCAATACAAGTCACAACTCCTAACTGCTTGTTTACGTAAACAGTTGACCATAGCTGACTTGTTAAAATCAGATGCAGACTCCATCTGTACGGATGATGACAACAGATCTCGTACATCtaaatgtttaattgataaaaacttgATCAAATCAGCGGTTAATGCAAACCCTAAAAATGTAATGTCGTTTTTAATGAAAACTGCCTGCCAAATTGGTCATTTCAACTTAGTTAACGAATTGATAGATGTTGGAGTTGACATAAATCTAGTAGATGGAAATGAAACACCACTAATTATTGCTTATCAGAGAGGACATGTCACTCTTACAAAGGAGTTGATTAAAGCAGGTGTTGATGTCAATATGGGAGCTGGATGTAATTATCCACTTACAGTAGCATGTGAAAAAATGGACATTGATGCAGTAAAAGAGTTAATAGAGGCAGGGGCTGTTGTCAATCTTAAAGGTAGCCAAAAAACACCACTAACAACAGCCTGTAACGCGAGTCGTCGTGTCTATCcaaaatttgatgaaaagttGCAAATAAGTATAATGGAAGCGTTAATTAAAGCAGGGTCTGATGTTAATATGATAGCAGGTGATGAAACACCCCTGACAATTGCATGCCGTTATGTAAACATTGATGCAGTTAGATTGCTTTTAGAATCAGGGGCTGACGTCAATCTGGCGGCTGGAGGTATAACACCACTAACAGCGGCTTGTAAATCATGGTTTTGGAATGGGGTTAAAGAATTAATAAAAGCGGAGGCTAATGTAAATCAAGCGGATGCACACAAAACACCTCTCACAACTGCAATTTTTAATCGGAATGAAACAATTATGGAGCTTGTTATCAAAGCAGGGGCTGATGTAAATATGAAAGATAAAGATCATACACCACTAACTTTAGCCTGTCATAAGggaaatttgaatattattgcAGCATTGATTAATGTAGGGGCTGATGTAAATCTCAAAGTTTGGCATAAGAGACCACTAACAGTCGCATGCACGGAAGGACATTTTGATGTTGTAAAATACCTAATACAAAGGGGGGCTTGCGTTAATTTAGATGACGGAACTAAAACACCACTAGAAATAGCGTACGAAAGAAAATTTATGCGAATAGTAGAATATCTTGTAAACGCTGGGGCAAGTGTTAATTTATTAAAGGATGTGTTTGCACCGATAAGAGTTGCGTGCCAGATGGATCGAATCAATGATGTTAGAAAAATGATTAAAGCTGGGACAGAGCTCAATCCTACCAATGTAGATAAAACCCCACTGACAGCTGCATGTCAGAAAGGACATTTGAGTTTGGTAAAGGAACTGATTAATGCAGGAGCTTCGGTCGATTTAATGGATAGATTTAGTACTCCCCTTACAACTGCATGTCTTTGGGGACATTTGAGTGTGGTTAAAGAGTTGATTAACGCAGGGGCTTCTGTCGACAAAATAGATAAATACAATACTCCTCTAACAACTGCATGTCTTTGGGGTAATTTGGATATAGTGAAAGAATTGATTAGGGCTGGTTCTAATGTAAACCTCAGGGATGTATCTAATACACCTTTAACAACTGCGTGTTATTGGGGAGAATTGGATATTGTAAAAGAATTAATAGAATCTGATGTTGATGTCAATTTACAGGATGAGGAAAATACACCGCTTACTATTGCGTGTTTGAACAATCGCATAGATATTGTAAATGAATTGATTGAAGCTAAAGCTAATGTCAATGTAGAAGCTGGAGGTTACACACCACTTACAGCTGCTTGCGAAAAAGGAGATCACTGTATTGTTGAAATGTTAATTAAAGCAGGGGCTGATGTCAATCTGGGTGTTGAAATAGAAACAACAGATACAGACGAAGATACAGACAGACGAATATACAAACGAAGATACAGAACAATATTCAACAGACGAATCTGA
- the LOC109620385 gene encoding uncharacterized protein translates to MEEELEKLVEIGKKLNLKGEQLLEYAREKEKAQRKSDEDRLQREERAAERDAKRVEKELSLRMIEREQEAKKVEKELSLEIAMKESESQLALLDRQIQLEKIKADAFNLELRSKQGAPVESGVVQNQAKLPKLPPFSDQKDCIDAYLQRFERFAENAKWSRDTWSINLSALLTGTSLEVYSRLSPADALDYEKLKLSLLQRFRLSEEGFHDKFRSSKPDKGENPPQFLARLENYLTRWMELAKSPPTYEGLRDLLLREQFIASCSKSLSTFIRERHPVNVKEMTRLAEQFIEAHGSSSFTYDRTNQRPSYIPEDAKQPTGNQRNSGMGPGRNDRKCYKCGLVGHIAKNCFNRFNQGNRTHKGAMLMTSSNPSDSYRSQRTTADTTKDNFQGYPRYNTGNHVGSLCILSEKLKECCMQNNEVTLRCGHILPVIGGACRICHKMPVLEGYVNSRTVEVLRDSGCSGVVVKSEHVSQEQFTGRSIECVLIDGTVRKVPEAIISIQTPFLSGKVKALCMTNPVYDLIIGNIDGARDPSNPDTDWGKQWKTKSDEVNVEGLAVQTRGQAKQEKEKFKTLKVPSISGNFVTVDDMRTAQRNDITLEKYREYANSGTRKFTGQQNVSWFVMEDDLLFRYFQSPKVSNNKIFKQLLVPLPHRITVMKIAHDCVLAGHLGIKKTTDRVLSNFYWPGVQGDVSRFCRSCDVCQRTLPKGKVTPIPLESMPLIDTPFERVAVDLVGPIFPATDRGNRYILTMVDYSTRYPEATALKGIETERVAEALFEFFTRLGIPKEILSDMGTQVTSNRMKEVGRLLSLAQLTTTPYHPACNGLVEKFNGTLKQMLRRMAAERPKDWDRYIAPLLFAYREVPQESMGFSPFELLYGRTVRGPMSILREMWTSELKDPEVKSTYQYVIDLKERIAETCDLAKENLQKSSQRYKKYYDRKTKRRSFNLLDKVLILLPTDNNKLLMQWKGPFTVVGKVGISDYRVDVQGKTKTFHANLLKRYLERDPPTIISSCAVIEEETTESENFESDFPLESPPSVATETYQDVNIDNDLSDPQKDEVRRLLLDFQDVLSDIPNRTNLAQHEIHLTTTDPIRNKPYQIPFALRDAVRDEIKKMIEMGIIESSESPYASSIVVAKKSDGSKRICIDFRKLNKVTVFDAEPMPDPEEIFAKIGKSKFFTKVDLCKGYWQIPMRDEDKDLTSFVTPDGLFRFTVMPFGLSNAAATFNRMMRVLLKGLKNTDSFIDDILVHTESWDDHIITLRGLLERLRSGKLSAKPSKCFVGFNSLDFLGHSIGNGVLCPNNDKLEAIKNAPRPENKKQVTS, encoded by the exons AGGCAAAGTTACCAAAACTCCCTCCTTTTAGTGATCAAAAGGATTGTATTGATGCTTATCTGCAAAGGTTTGAGAGGTTCGCTGAAAATGCTAAATGGAGTAGGGATACTTGGTCAATAAATCTCAGTGCACTACTCACAGGTACTTCTCTCGAAGTGTACTCTCGATTGTCACCAGCTGATGCATTAGATTATGAAAAGCTCAAGTTATCTCTGTTGCAGAGGTTTAGATTGTCTGAAGAAGGTTTCCATGATAAATTCAGAAGTAGTAAACCAGATAAAGGTGAGAATCCCCCGCAATTCCTAGCGCGTTTGGAAAACTATTTGACTAGATGGATGGAGTTAGCTAAATCTCCGCCTACTTATGAAGGTTTAAGAGATCTTTTGTTACGCGAACAATTCATCGCGAGTTGCAGTAAGTCTCTATCTACATTCATACGCGAACGTCATCCGGTAAATGTCAAAGAAATGACGCGGCTTGCCGAACAATTTATCGAGGCGCACGGTAGCTCTTCATTTACTTATGACCGCACAAATCAGCGTCCGTCTTACATACCAGAAGATGCGAAGCAACCTACTGGAAATCAACGAAATTCTGGCATGGGTCCGGGTAGGAATGATAGAAAATGTTATAAGTGTGGGCTTGTAGGTCATATAGCAAAGAACTGTTTTAATAGATTTAATCAGGGAAATCGTACTCACAAAGGTGCTATGTTAATGACTTCCTCTAATCCTAGTGATTCATACAGGTCGCAGAGAACAACGGCTGATACTACCAAAGACAATTTTCAGGGGTATCCAAGATACAACACAGGTAATCATGTTGGTTCTTTGTGCATTCTTTCAGAAAAGCTGAAAGAGTGTTGCATGCAAAACAATGAAGTGACGTTACGCTGTGGGCATATTTTACCTGTTATAGGAGGTGCATGTCGTATTTGTCACAAAATGCCTGTATTAGAGGGATATGTGAATTCAAGAACCGTTGAAGTATTGCGTGATAGTGGTTGCAGCGGTGTGGTAGTTAAAAGTGAGCATGTTTCACAAGAACAGTTTACAGGCAGATCTATCGAATGTGTTCTGATAGACGGTACTGTCAGAAAAGTTCCCGAGGCGATAATCAGTATCCAGACGCCATTTTTGTCAGGTAAGGTCAAAGCTCTATGTATGACTAATCCAGTGTATGACCTCATTATAGGCAACATTGATGGCGCAAGAGACCCATCAAATCCTGATACAGACTGGGGAAAACAATGGAAAACCAAGAGTGATGAGGTAAATGTCGAGGGTTTAGCTGTGCAAACAAGAGGCCAAGCAAAGCAAGAAAAGGAGAAATTCAAGACACTTAAGGTACCAAGTATTTCTGGAAATTTTGTTACAGTTGATGACATGAGAACTGCCCAAAGGAATGACATCACGTTGGAAAAATATCGTGAGTATGCAAATTCTGGTACTCGGAAATTTACAGGACAACAAAATGTGTCATGGTTTGTCATGGAGGATGATTTGCTCTTCAGATACTTTCAGTCTCCAAAGGTGAGTAACAACAAAATCTTCAAACAGTTGTTAGTTCCTTTGCCGCACCGTATTACTGTTATGAAAATTGCACATGATTGTGTTCTAGCTGGTCACTTAGGCATTAAGAAAACGACTGATAGGGTATTGTCAAACTTTTACTGGCCAGGGGTACAAGGAGATGTAAGTAGATTCTGTAGGTCATGTGACGTTTGCCAACGAACTTTGCCAAAAGGTAAGGTAACCCCAATTCCATTAGAGTCAATGCCTCTCATTGATACTCCATTTGAGCGAGTTGCTGTTGACTTAGTTGGTCCTATATTCCCAGCAACAGATCGTGGTAATAGGTATATTCTTACCATGGTAGATTACAGTACACGATATCCAGAGGCAACTGCACTAAAAGGTATCGAGACAGAACGTGTTGCTGAAGCTCTGTTTGAATTTTTCACCAGATTAGGTATTCCTAAAGAAATACTATCAGATATGGGAACCCAGGTCACATCAAATCGTATGAAAGAGGTAGGTCGTTTGCTATCACTTGCTCAACTTACAACAACACCTTACCATCCAGCTTGCAATGGTCTGGTTGAGAAATTTAACGGAACACTCAAACAAATGTTAAGACGCATGGCTGCTGAGAGACCCAAAGACTGGGACAGGTACATTGCTCCTTTACTTTTTGCTTATAGGGAAGTTCCGCAGGAAAGTATGGGTTTTTCTCCCTTCGAGTTGTTATATGGTCGAACTGTACGTGGACCAATGTCAATTTTGCGTGAAATGTGGACTAGTGAACTGAAAGATCCGGAAGTCAAGAGTACTTACCAATATGTTATAGACTTGAAAGAGCGCATTGCAGAAACATGTGACTTAGCAAAagaaaatttacagaaatcgaGTCAACGCTACAAGAAATATTATGACCGGAAAACAAAACGTCGATCATTCAATTTGCTGGACAAGGTGTTGATCCTTCTCCCTACAGATAACAATAAACTACTCATGCAGTGGAAAGGTCCGTTTACTGTTGTTGGAAAGGTTGGTATATCCGATTACAGGGTAGATGTACAGGGCAAAACAAAGACTTTCCACGCCAACCTTTTGAAGAGATACCTGGAAAGAGATCCTCCTACAATCATCAGCTCGTGTGCTGTCATTGAGGAAGAAACTACGGAGAGTGAGAATTTTGAAAGTGATTTCCCGCTGGAATCTCCTCCATCAGTAGCCACAGAAACATATCAAGATGTGAACATTGACAACGATCTATCAGATCCGCAGAAAGACGAAGTTCGTAGACTCCTTCTAGACTTTCAGGATGTTCTATCTGATATTCCTAATCGTACAAATCTTGCTCAGCATGAGATTCACTTGACAACAACAGATCCGATCCGAAACAAGCCGTATCAAATTCCGTTTGCTCTGCGCGACGCGGTTCGAgacgaaataaagaaaatgattgAAATGGGTATTATAGAATCTTCAGAATCTCCATACGCGAGTTCTATTGTCGTAGCAAAAAAGTCAGATGGCTCGAAAAGAATATGCATTGATTTCAGAAAGCTTAATAAAGTGACGGTATTTGACGCCGAACCAATGCCCGACCCGGAAGAAATTTTTGCTAAGATCGgtaaaagtaaatttttcaCGAAAGTAGACCTTTGCAAAGGCTACTGGCAAATCCCCATGCGAGACGAAGACAAAGATCTCACTTCATTTGTTACACCTGACGGTTTGTTTAGATTCACAGTGATGCCGTTCGGTTTATCGAATGCAGCAGCTACTTTTAATCGTATGATGCGGGTTTTGTTGAAGGGTTTGAAAAACACAGATAGCTTTATTGATGATATCTTGGTTCACACTGAATCTTGGGATGATCATATCATTACATTGAGGGGTTTGTTAGAAAGACTTAGATCAGGTAAGTTGAGTGCAAAACCATCAAAATGTTTTGTAGGTTTTAACTCCCTTGATTTTTTAGGTCATTCCATTGGAAATGGTGTTTTGTGTCCAAACAATGACAAACTTGAAGCAATTAAGAATGCTCCTCGCCCAGAGAACAAGAAACAG gTGACTAGCTGA